One Salvia splendens isolate huo1 chromosome 22, SspV2, whole genome shotgun sequence DNA segment encodes these proteins:
- the LOC121786319 gene encoding 60S ribosomal protein L26-1-like produces MKYNSRVSSSRRKSRKAHFTAPSSVRRVIMSAPLSGDLRTKYSVRSMPVRKDDEVQVVRGTYKGREGKVVQVYRKKWVIHIERITREKVNGSTVNVGIHPSKVVITKLRLDKDRKSLLDRKAKGRAVADKDKGTKFTAEDIMQTID; encoded by the coding sequence ATGAAGTACAACTCCAGAGTGTCGTCCTCCCGGCGCAAGAGCCGCAAGGCTCATTTCACGGCGCCGTCCAGCGTCCGCCGCGTCATCATGAGCGCCCCGCTCTCCGGCGACCTCCGCACCAAGTACAGCGTCCGCTCGATGCCGGTGCGCAAGGATGACGAGGTCCAGGTGGTGCGCGGGACCTACAAGGGCCGCGAAGGGAAGGTCGTCCAGGTTTACCGTAAGAAGTGGGTGATCCACATCGAGCGCATCACAAGGGAGAAGGTTAACGGATCCACGGTGAACGTCGGGATCCACCCCTCCAAGGTCGTGATTACCAAGCTCCGCCTCGACAAGGACCGGAAATCGCTGCTCGACCGCAAGGCGAAGGGGCGCGCCGTCGCGGACAAGGACAAGGGCACAAAGTTCACCGCCGAGGATATCATGCAGACTATCGATTAG
- the LOC121787877 gene encoding mitochondrial outer membrane protein porin 2-like: MEKAEQPMKKGGYSSGDIQLQYASNNAAADLKVDTESNIAATVSVADIIPSSKTIASLKYPNYDSGKVVFHSSIYNYLGTPTFALGAEAAYETSSRKLTKYTAGITVTKPDSGASITLGDKGDTLTESFIHYVDQSKRSAAGGEIARKFSTNHNTFTVGGSYALDDLMLVKFKLNNHGALGLFCSPKS; encoded by the exons ATGGAGAAAGCAGAGCAACCAA TGAAAAAGGGAGGTTACTCGTCTGGTGATATACAACTCCAGTATGCATCCAACAACGCTGCTGCAGATCTCAAAGTTGACACCGAATCTAAT ATTGCAGCAACTGTGTCTGTTGCAGATATTATCCCATCATCGAAGACCATTGCATCTTTGAAATACCCAAATTATGATTCCGGCAAGGTGGTTTTTCATTCATCAATTTATAA TTACCTCGGTACGCCCACCTTCGCCTTGGGCGCAGAGGCAGCATACGAGACTTCCTCCCGTAAGCTCACAAAATACACTGCAGGCATCACCGTCACCAAGCCCGACTCAGGTGCCTCAATAACATT GGGCGACAAAGGGGACACGCTAACGGAATCATTCATACACTATGTGGATCAGTCGAAGAGGAGCGCTGCTGGAGGAGAGATTGCCAGAAAGTTCTCGACCAACCACAACACGTTCACGGTGGGAGGGTCTTACGCACTTGATGACCTCATGCTGGTCAAGTTCAAGCTCAATAATCATGGCGCCTTAGGACTGTTTTGCAGCCCCAAATCATAA
- the LOC121787307 gene encoding calcium-transporting ATPase 2, plasma membrane-type-like yields MESLLCEKWELQPKHSSTEVLQRWRDLCGIVKNPKRRFRFTANIAKRREAAQMRKTNQDKLRIAVLVSKAAFEFIKGAKIGNYTIPDEVEAAGFKIGAGELGSIVEGHDRKKLRLHGGVAGLADKLAADPSAGLSTADLPRRQALYGLNKFQESPPRSFLHFVWEALHDMTLMILAACAIVSLVVGIATEGWPRGAHDGLGIAASILLVVFVTASSDYRQSLQFRDLDKEKKKINVHVTRNGYRQMISIYELLPGDIVHLSIGDQVPADGVFLSGFSVLIDESSLTGESEPVVVNSKNPFLLSGTKVQDGTCKMMVTTVGMRTQWGKLMATLSEGGDDETPLQVKLNGVATIIGKIGLVFAVVTFAVLVQKLVARKWGDGTSLVWSGDDALELLEYFAIAVTIVVVAVPEGLPLAVTLSLAFAMKKMMNDKALVRHLAACETMGSATSICSDKTGTLTTNHMTVVKACICMNVKEITKPEHASALCSELPQSVVRTLVQSIFNNTGGEVVVNKEGKQEILGTPTEAAILEFGLSLGGDFQGERQGCKIVQVEPFNSTKKRMGVVVAVPGGLRAHTKGASEIILSCCSSVLNQKGEVVDLDNASFNHLKETIEQFANEALRTLCLAYMELEDDFDEQDSIPASGFTLIGIVGIKDPVRPGVRESVALCRSAGVTVRMVTGDNINTAKAIARECGILTDDGIAIEGPDFREKSLKELLQLIPKIQVMARSSPLDKHTLVRHLRTTFNEVVAVTGDGTNDAPALHEADIGLAMGIAGTEVAKESADVIILDDNFSTIVTVARWGRSVYVNIQKFVQFQLTVNIVALIVNFTSACLTGSAPLTAVQLLWVNMIMDTLGALALATEPPNEALMKKAPVGRSGNFISNVMWRNILGQSVYQFVVIWFLQAYGKAYFEIENYPNSDLILNTIIFNTFVFCQLFNEVNSREMEKINVLQGILNNHVFAYVVGSTVVFQIIIVEFLGTFANTTPLTMGQWKASIFIGFLGMPIAVILKTLIPMSN; encoded by the exons atGGAGAGTTTACTGTGTGAGAAATGGGAGCTTCAGCCGAAGCATTCGTCGACGGAGGTGCTGCAGCGGTGGCGCGATCTCTGCGGCATCGTCAAGAATCCCAAAAGACGATTCCGATTCACCGCTAACATCGCCAAACGCCGCGAGGCTGCTCAAATGCGCAAAACCAATCAG GATAAATTGAGGATCGCAGTGCTTGTCTCCAAAGCAGCATTCGAATTCATAAAAGGCGCGAAGATAGGCAACTACACCATTCCCGACGAAGTCGAAGCCGCCGGATTCAAGATCGGCGCCGGAGAGCTAGGCTCCATCGTGGAAGGCCACGACCGCAAGAAGCTCCGCCTCCACGGCGGCGTGGCCGGGCTCGCGGACAAGCTCGCCGCCGACCCCTCGGCCGGGCTCTCCACCGCCGACCTCCCCCGCCGCCAGGCCCTGTACGGCCTCAACAAGTTCCAGGAAAGCCCCCCCCGCAGCTTCCTCCACTTCGTCTGGGAGGCCCTCCACGACATGACCCTCATGATCCTCGCCGCCTGCGCCATCGTCTCCCTCGTCGTCGGCATCGCCACCGAAGGCTGGCCCCGCGGCGCCCACGACGGCCTCGGCATCGCCGCCAGCATTTTGCTCGTCGTGTTCGTCACCGCCTCCAGCGACTACCGCCAGTCGCTGCAGTTTAGAGACTTGGataaggagaagaagaagattaaCGTACACGTCACCAGAAACGGTTACAGGCAGATGATATCAATATACGAGCTTCTCCCTGGAGACATCGTGCATCTCTCAATTGGCGATCAGGTCCCTGCTGATGGCGTTTTCCTCTCCGGATTCTCGGTCTTGATAGACGAGTCGAGCTTGACCGGGGAGAGCGAGCCGGTTGTGGTTAATAGTAAGAATCCTTTTCTGTTGTCGGGGACGAAGGTGCAGGATGGTACTTGTAAGATGATGGTGACCACCGTCGGGATGAGGACGCAGTGGGGGAAGCTGATGGCGACGCTGAGCGAAGGAGGCGACGACGAGACGCCTCTCCAGGTGAAGCTCAATGGAGTTGCAACCATAATTGGGAAGATTGGTCTTGTTTTTGCGGTTGTTACTTTTGCTGTGCTTGTTCAGAAGCTTGTTGCTCGGAAATGGGGAGATGGGACTAGTTTGGTTTGGTCGGGTGATGACGCTCTCGAGCTTCTCGAGTATTTCGCGATAGCTGTCACCATTGTCGTTGTTGCAGTCCCTGAAGGGCTCCCGCTCGCTGTGACGCTTAGCCTTGCATTCGCGATGAAAAAGATGATGAACGATAAGGCGCTCGTTCGCCATCTGGCAGCGTGTGAGACTATGGGATCCGCGACTAGTATCTGTAGTGACAAGACGGGAACTCTCACGACGAACCATATGACTGTGGTAAAGGCCTGCATTTGTATGAATGTGAAGGAGATCACGAAGCCAGAGCACGCCTCTGCTTTGTGCTCTGAGCTCCCGCAGTCTGTGGTGAGGACGCTGGTGCAGTCGATATTCAACAACACGGGCGGGGAGGTGGTGGTGAACAAGGAAGGGAAGCAGGAGATTCTCGGGACTCCAACTGAGGCTGCGATACTCGAGTTTGGGCTGTCGCTCGGGGGGGATTTTCAAGGGGAGAGGCAGGGGTGTAAGATAGTGCAAGTTGAGCCGTTTAATTCGACTAAGAAGAGGATGGGAGTGGTGGTGGCGGTTCCCGGGGGCCTACGAGCTCACACGAAGGGGGCCTCAGAGATCATCCTGTCTTGCTGCAGCAGTGTGCTGAATCAGAAGGGGGAAGTGGTGGATTTGGATAATGCATCTTTCAATCATTTGAAGGAAACTATCGAGCAGTTTGCGAACGAGGCTCTTCGGACTCTATGCCTCGCGTACATGGAGCTCGAGGATGACTTCGACGAGCAGGATTCTATCCCTGCCTCTGGATTCACTCTGATAGGCATTGTGGGGATCAAGGACCCTGTCCGCCCCGGGGTGAGGGAGTCCGTTGCTCTGTGTCGCTCAGCCGGTGTCACTGTCCGGATGGTCACCGGTGACAATATCAACACTGCAAAGGCTATTGCCAGAGAGTGTGGAATTCTTACAGATGATGGGATTGCCATAGAAGGTCCTGACTTTCGCGAGAAGAGTTTGAAGGAATTGCTCCAATTGATCCCCAAGATCCAGGTGATGGCTCGTTCTTCGCCACTGGATAAGCATACGTTGGTCAGGCACTTGAGGACCACGTTCAACGAGGTTGTGGCTGTGACCGGTGATGGGACGAACGATGCTCCCGCACTTCATGAAGCAGACATTGGACTAGCAATGGGCATTGCTGGAACTGAG GTGGCTAAAGAGAGTGCTGATGTTATAATTTTGGATGATAATTTCTCAACCATTGTCACAGTAGCAAGATGGGGGCGTTCAGTATATGTAAACATACAAAAGTTTGTGCAGTTTCAGCTGACTGTCAACATTGTTGCCCTCATTGTAAACTTCACTTCAGCTTGTTTGACTG GGAGTGCACCACTGACTGCTGTCCAGCTGTTATGGGTGAACATGATCATGGACACGCTGGGGGCGCTTGCACTAGCAACGGAGCCTCCCAACGAGGCGCTGATGAAGAAGGCGCCCGTGGGAAGGAGTGGGAACTTCATCAGCAATGTGATGTGGAGGAACATCTTGGGCCAATCAGTCTACCAATTTGTGGTCATATGGTTCCTTCAAGCGTATGGAAAGGCTTATTTCGAAATCGAAAACTACCCCAACTCGGACCTAATCCTCAACACCATCATCTTCAACACATTCGTCTTCTGCCAA CTGTTCAACGAGGTGAACTCGAGGGAGATGGAGAAGATAAACGTGCTTCAAGGGATactcaacaaccatgtattcGCCTATGTTGTCGGGTCGACGGTCGTGTTCCAGATCATAATTGTGGAgttccttgggacatttgcaaaCACCACTCCTCTCACAATGGGGCAATGGAAAGCAAGCATATTCATAGGCTTCTTAGGAATGCCCATTGCTGTTATCTTGAAAACACTCATTCCCATGAGTAATTAA